A genome region from Triticum aestivum cultivar Chinese Spring chromosome 2B, IWGSC CS RefSeq v2.1, whole genome shotgun sequence includes the following:
- the LOC123039566 gene encoding uncharacterized protein, producing MAGDSEEQKSELFNMVKEIMSLHRERTDLLAALTPGVSVWKRRGPGEEALVRRLAGRDYTAPVQGQVKEMETESASTAEQLELGRCFDSIVQDTGDLGHRMLSMAYAVVKPDNGAALSSYMADELVNSTSALMHACKELYQDTTDDNEQAAAEEEQKNTLFLDLCDKFLREPLSYENELALVVTREEVEEYEQEVEKKKKMKEELRQQSMAYWKQWEERQKQRDRYEREKEMGNVEEYELRWAKAKAKEKEEKKRREKDQEEQNKEEATMEYLKTGMEATGELFADYRFGWETRCGSKGVRCGGFRDTTTLSPMHFTHYTPNTIRSSCGVTGSTLQIYSIRILELKRGLNWPLKLYGVVAARDTVDRNRNIVFSRSSHYSQELNEDGSSLCLTGPSRAIVALGPVDFEIELKIEEGEESQEKELITLSKRYDGTSTSLMFENSLCVAELKFKQITEAVQATVMGVCLVEGDWPFEHGCRVACFLSAAADEVVADADEFVLLDCRGDDEEVRVGSDGYLHLSRNVVSVQSQGTLVVVIRTYLESGQAAQDSKVEFPAKLCQTSESECSVGNSKVKIVVAWSLLVKEKQDLLLDCPAVEP from the exons ATGGCGGGTGACTCCGAGGAGCAGAAGTCCGAGCTCTTCAACATGGTTAAGGAGATCATGTCCCTGCACAGGGAGCGCACGGACCTGCTCGCCGCCCTCACCCCCGGGGTCTCCGTCTGGAAGCGGCGAGGGCCAGGAGAAGAGGCCCTAGTCCGGAGGCTCGCCGGAAGGGACTACACGGCCCCCGTCCAGGGCCAGGTCAAGGAGATGGAGACGGAATCGGCCTCGACGGCGGAACAACTAGAGCTAGGGAGGTGCTTTGATTCTATCGTCCAGGACACGGGGGACCTGGGTCACCGGATGCTGTCCATGGCGTACGCTGTGGTCAAACCCGATAATGGTGCCGCCCTCTCCTCGTACATGGCCGACGAGCTGGTTAACTCGACGTCCGCATTAATGCACGCCTGCAAGGAGCTGTACCAAGACACCACCGACGATAATGAGCaggcggcagcagaggaggagcAGAAGAACACATTATTCTTGGATCTCTGCGACAAGTTCCTGAGAGAACCCTTGAGCTACGAGAACGAGTTGGCGTTAGTGGTTaccagggaggaggtggaggagtacgagcaggaggtggagaaaaagaagaaaatgaaggaggagctgcgtcagcaGAGCATGGCATATTGGAAGCAATGGGAGGAGAGACAGAAGCAGAGGGATAGGTACGAGAGGGAGAAGGAGATGGGAAACGTGGAGGAGTATGAGTTGAGGTGGGCGAAGGCAAAggcgaaggagaaggaggagaagaagaggagggagaaggaccAGGAGGAGCAGAACAAGGAGGAGGCCACAATGGAGTATCTCAAGACGGGGATGGAGGCGACCGGGGAATTATTCGCGGATTATCGGTTCGGTTGGGAAACCCGATGCGGCAGCAAGGGTGTAAGGTGCGGCGGCTTCCGAGACACAA CGACATTGAGCCCTATGCATTTTACGCATTACACACCCAATACCATCCGATCCTCATGTGGTGTCACTGGGAGCACCTTGCAGATCTACTCCATCAGAATTCTTGAACTAAAAAGAGGATTGAACTGGCCACTCAAACTGTACGGAGTGGTAGCTGCTCGAGACACGGTGGATCGCAACCGCAACATTGTCTTCTCTCGGTCAAGTCATTACTCTCAAGAACTCAATGAAGAT GGCTCTTCTTTATGTCTGACTGGCCCGTCTCGTGCAATTGTAGCTCTGGGCCCTGTTGACTTTGAAATTGAACTGAAAATAGAAGAGGGAGAGGAGTCCCAAGAGAAAGAATTGATCACTCTGAGCAAGCGGTATGACGGTACAAGTACCTCCCTCATGTTCGAGAACAGTTTGTGTGTAGCGGAGTTAAAATTTAAGCAGATTACTGAAGCGGTCCAGGCCACCGTCATGGGTGTATGCCTTGTTGAAGGGGACTGGCCTTTTGAACATGGATGCCGAGTTGCTTGCTTCTTATCTGCTGCTGCAGATGAAGTTGTGGCTGATGCAGATGAATTTGTGTTGCTTGATTGTCGCGGTGATGATGAAGAAGTGCGTGTAGGGTCAGACGGTTACCTTCATCTGTCGAGGAATGTTGTGTCGGTGCAATCACAAGGAACATTGGTAGTTGTCATACGAACCTACTTGGAGTCCGGTCAGGCTGCTCAAGATTCGAAGGTCGAATTCCCTGCCAAGCTTTGCCAAACTAGTGAGAGTGAATGTTCAGTTGGCAACAGTAAGGTGAAGATCGTTGTTGCTTGGTCCCTCCTTGTCAAGGAGAAGCAGGACCTCCTGCTGGATTGCCCAGCGGTAGAGCCTTGA